In Picosynechococcus sp. PCC 7002, the following are encoded in one genomic region:
- the metK gene encoding methionine adenosyltransferase, translating to MSRRYLFTSESVTEGHPDKICDQISDAILDAVLAADPSSRVAAEVVTNTGLVLITGELTTQANVNFIQVARQKIKEIGYTNADNGFSANSCSVMVALDEQSPDIAQGVTSAQEQRDKLSDDQLDEIGAGDQGLMFGYACNETPEFMPLPISLAHRLSLKLSQVRKSGELPYLGPDGKTQVTVIYEDGKPVGIDTILISTQHTETIGALTDNTEIQAKIKADLLEKVIKPVFVGATVGLSDSTKFLVNPTGKFVIGGPQGDSGLTGRKIIIDTYGGYSRHGGGAFSGKDPTKVDRSASYACRYVAKNIVAAGLAEKCEVQVSYAIGVARPVSVMIETFGTCTVDEDRLLEVVQKHFELRPAGIIQAFDLRNLPSQRNGRFYQDMAAYGHFGRTDLDLPWERLDKVDILKQELATATVA from the coding sequence TTGTCTCGTCGTTATCTCTTTACCTCCGAATCCGTCACCGAGGGACATCCCGATAAAATTTGTGACCAAATCTCCGATGCAATTTTAGATGCCGTACTTGCTGCTGATCCCAGTAGCCGTGTTGCTGCTGAGGTTGTGACCAATACCGGTTTGGTGCTGATTACGGGTGAACTAACAACCCAAGCGAATGTGAATTTTATCCAGGTGGCTCGCCAAAAAATCAAAGAAATTGGCTACACCAATGCCGATAATGGCTTTTCTGCCAATAGCTGCTCTGTGATGGTTGCCCTGGATGAACAATCCCCCGACATCGCCCAGGGGGTCACCAGCGCCCAGGAGCAACGGGACAAACTCAGTGACGACCAACTCGATGAAATTGGTGCCGGAGACCAGGGGTTAATGTTTGGCTATGCCTGCAACGAGACACCCGAATTCATGCCCCTCCCGATTAGTTTGGCCCATCGTTTGTCTCTGAAATTGAGCCAAGTGCGCAAAAGCGGTGAACTGCCTTACCTCGGCCCCGACGGTAAAACCCAAGTAACGGTGATCTACGAGGACGGCAAACCCGTGGGGATCGATACGATTTTGATTTCGACCCAACACACAGAGACCATTGGGGCACTCACAGACAATACGGAGATTCAGGCCAAGATCAAAGCGGATCTGTTGGAAAAAGTAATTAAACCTGTTTTTGTCGGGGCAACGGTGGGTTTAAGTGACAGTACGAAGTTCCTGGTAAATCCCACTGGCAAATTTGTCATTGGTGGCCCCCAGGGAGATTCTGGACTTACGGGCCGCAAGATTATTATCGATACCTACGGTGGCTATTCACGTCACGGGGGCGGTGCTTTCTCCGGCAAAGATCCCACTAAGGTAGATCGTAGTGCTTCCTATGCTTGCCGTTATGTGGCGAAAAATATTGTCGCAGCGGGCCTTGCGGAAAAATGTGAGGTGCAGGTGAGCTACGCGATTGGGGTGGCTCGTCCAGTGAGTGTGATGATCGAGACCTTTGGTACTTGCACTGTGGATGAGGATCGGTTGCTTGAAGTCGTGCAGAAACATTTTGAACTGCGTCCGGCGGGGATTATCCAAGCTTTCGATCTGCGCAATTTACCGAGCCAACGTAATGGGCGTTTTTATCAGGATATGGCCGCCTATGGACATTTTGGTCGGACAGATTTAGATCTTCCCTGGGAACGTTTGGACAAGGTAGATATTCTCAAACAGGAACTGGCCACGGCAACAGTTGCCTAG
- the galE gene encoding UDP-glucose 4-epimerase GalE, whose protein sequence is MADKTVLVTGGAGYIGSQAVLSLQRRGYRVIVLDNLVYGHQDLVASVLKAELIVGDTGDRPLLDQIFADHKIDAVMHFAAYAYVGESVTAPGKYYRNNVVGTLTLLEAMVAAGVKQFVFSSTCATYGEPSEIPIPEAHPQNPINPYGMSKLMVEKMLWDFDRAYGLRSVMFRYFNAAGADPNGHLGEDHNPETHLIPLVLFAALGKRDSISIFGTNYPTPDGTCVRDYIHVSDLADAHVLGLEYLRQGGVTEAFNLGNGNGFSVKEVIEAARKITAKEIKAIATDRRPGDPPSLVGSSEKARTVLGWQPQYADLETILQHAWHWHQQRHG, encoded by the coding sequence ATGGCAGACAAAACAGTTTTAGTCACGGGGGGAGCGGGTTACATTGGCTCCCAGGCGGTATTGAGTCTGCAACGGCGCGGTTATCGGGTCATTGTGCTAGATAACTTGGTCTATGGTCACCAAGATTTAGTGGCGTCGGTGCTCAAAGCGGAACTGATCGTTGGGGACACAGGCGATCGCCCTTTGTTAGATCAAATTTTTGCAGACCACAAAATCGATGCGGTGATGCACTTTGCCGCCTATGCCTATGTGGGGGAATCGGTCACGGCACCGGGCAAATATTACCGGAATAACGTGGTGGGTACGTTGACCCTCCTGGAGGCGATGGTTGCGGCCGGGGTAAAACAATTCGTCTTTTCTTCTACCTGTGCCACCTACGGCGAACCAAGCGAAATTCCCATCCCCGAAGCTCATCCCCAAAACCCGATTAACCCCTACGGCATGAGCAAGCTGATGGTGGAAAAAATGCTCTGGGATTTTGACCGGGCCTATGGGTTGCGGTCGGTGATGTTTCGTTATTTCAACGCAGCGGGAGCTGATCCCAATGGTCACCTAGGAGAAGACCACAACCCCGAAACCCACTTGATCCCCCTGGTACTCTTTGCAGCCCTTGGTAAACGAGACAGTATTTCCATTTTTGGCACCAATTATCCTACCCCCGACGGTACTTGCGTCCGGGATTATATCCATGTGAGTGACCTCGCCGACGCCCATGTTTTAGGTCTGGAATATTTACGGCAAGGCGGGGTAACTGAGGCCTTTAACCTCGGCAATGGCAATGGGTTTTCGGTAAAGGAGGTAATTGAGGCCGCCCGCAAAATTACCGCCAAAGAGATCAAGGCGATCGCCACCGACCGTCGCCCCGGTGATCCCCCCAGCCTTGTGGGGAGCAGTGAAAAAGCCCGTACAGTTCTGGGTTGGCAACCCCAATACGCCGACCTAGAAACTATTTTGCAACACGCTTGGCACTGGCACCAACAGCGTCATGGTTAA
- a CDS encoding DUF3727 domain-containing protein, with the protein MSSPSFDSGRELDAQDIVTLTDAMGRSLDCYVENEITQDGTEYYFLMPVDQPVVILAWDEDEADESDLPETELVEDPEELAEIFPDAKAVLAEHDLILQDTAHVMTVRGELPPLEEDKILSLEIEDDDFEDEELEAEELQELARFYHLDQLYSIYTPLEPIPIFVKVTEDEEMEILEPGDPMIQSLVDTLLLQDAD; encoded by the coding sequence ATGTCTTCGCCTTCTTTTGATTCCGGACGGGAGCTTGATGCTCAGGACATCGTTACCCTCACCGATGCCATGGGGCGATCGCTAGATTGTTACGTTGAGAATGAAATTACCCAGGATGGCACTGAATACTATTTTTTGATGCCAGTAGACCAGCCAGTGGTGATCCTCGCTTGGGACGAAGATGAAGCCGATGAGAGCGATTTACCGGAAACGGAACTGGTTGAAGATCCAGAGGAACTTGCAGAAATTTTTCCCGATGCCAAGGCGGTACTGGCAGAACATGATTTAATCCTCCAGGATACAGCCCATGTGATGACCGTCCGTGGTGAGTTGCCCCCCCTGGAAGAGGATAAAATTCTCTCTTTAGAGATTGAAGATGATGACTTTGAAGACGAAGAGCTAGAGGCCGAAGAGTTACAGGAATTAGCACGCTTCTACCACCTCGACCAACTGTATAGCATCTACACGCCCCTAGAGCCGATTCCCATTTTTGTGAAGGTGACCGAGGATGAAGAAATGGAGATCCTCGAACCTGGGGATCCGATGATCCAGAGTTTAGTTGATACGCTCCTGCTCCAAGATGCCGACTAA